cctggcattgcaatcGCCGTGcgctactaactgagctacagaggaccgtgctctactaactgagctacagaggaccgtgctctactaactgagctacagaggaccgggctctactaactgagctacaggggaccgtgttctactaactgagctacagaggaccgtgctctactaactgagctacaggggaccgtgctctactaactgagctacagaggaccgtgctctactaactgagctacaggggaccgtgctctactaactgagctacagaggaccgtgctctactaactgagctacagaggaccgtgctctactaactgagctacagaggaccgtgctctactaactgagctacagaggaccgtgctctactaactgagctacagaggaccgtgctctactaactgagctacagaggaccgtgctctactaactgagctacagaggaccgtgctctactaactgagctacaggggaccgtgctctactaactgagctacagaggaccgtgctctactaactgagctacagaggaccgtgctctactaactgagctacagggggccgtgctctactaactgagctacaggggaccgtgttctactaactgagctacagaggaccgtgctctactaactgagctacagaggaccgtgctctactaactgagctacagaggaccgtgctctactaactgagctacaggggaccgtgctctactaactgagctacagaggaccgtgctctactaactgagctacagaggaccgggctctactaactgagctacagaggaccgtgctctactaactgagctacagaggaccgtgctctactaactgagctacaggggaccgtgctctactaactgagctacaggggaccgtgctctactaactgagctacagaggaccgtgttctactaactgagctacaggggaccgtgctctactaactgagctacagaggaccgtgctctactaactgagctacagaggaccgggCTCTACTaagtgagctacagaggaccgtgctctactaactgagctacagaggaccgtgctctactaactgagctacagaggaccgtgctctactaactgagctacagaggaccgtgctctactaactgagctacagaggaccgtgctctactaactgagctacagaggaccgtgctctactaactgagctacagaggaccgtgctctactaactgagctacagaggaccgtgctctactaactgagctacagaggatcgtgctctactaactgaggtacaggggaccgtgctctactaactgagctacaggggaccgggctctactaactgagctacagaggaccgtgctctactaactgagctacaggggaccgtgctctactaactgagctacaggggaccgtgctctactaactgagctacaggggaccgtgctctactaactgagctacaggggaccgtgctctactaactgagctacaggggaccgtgctctactaactgagctacaggggaccgtgctctactaactgagctacaggggaccgtgctctactaactgagctacaggggaccgtgctctactaactgagctacagaggaccgggctctactaactgagctacagaggaccgtgctctactaactgagctacagaggaccgcgttctactaactgagcgaCAGACGACTACATACATCAGTTTGTACCCCTTCTTTGTAATGGCTAGTCAAAAAGGCTGCCTTTTGACCAATAACAAGGCCAATAGTGATGCTTTTGATCAATAACATAGTCCATTGTTTGTCGTGTTCCTACTCAATGCCTTTGCAGGGCCTTTTAATAGTGTGTTATGTGCTTCCTGATATAGCATGGCTAGTAGGAATGCGTTTGACCCATAGCATGGCCAGTAGGGATGCGTTTGACCCATAGCATGGCCAGTAAGGATGCGTTTGACCCATAGCATGGCCAGTAGGGATGCGTTTGACCCATAGCATGGCCAGTAAGGATGCGTTTGACCCATAGCATGGCCAGTAGGGATGCGTTTGACCCATAGCATGGCCAGTAGGGATGCGTCTGACCCATAGCATTGCCAGTAGGGATGCGTTTGACCCATAGCATGGCCAGTAGGGATGCGTTTGACCCATAGCATGGCCAGTAGGGATGCGTTTGACCCATAGCATGGCCAGTAAGGATGCGTTTGACCCATAGCATGGCCAGTAGGGATGCGTTTGACCCATAGCATGGCCAGTAGAGATGCGTTTGACCCATAGCATGGCCAGTAAGGATGCGTTTGACCCATAGCATGGCCAGTAGGGATGCGTTTGACCCATAGCATGGCCAGTAGGGATGCGTCTGACCCATAGCATGGCCAGTAGGGATGCGTTTGACCCATAGCATGGCCAGTAGGGATGCGTTTGACCCATAGCATGGCCAGTAGGGATGCGTCTGACCCATAGCATGGCCAGTAGGGATGCGTTTGACCCATAGCATGGCCAGTAGGGATGCGTTTGACCCATAGCATGGCCAGTAGGGATGCGTTTGACCCATAGCATGGCCAGTAGGGATGCGTTTGACCCATAGCATGGCCAGTAGGGATGCGTTTGACCCATAGCATGGCCAGTAGGGATGCGTTTGACCAATAGCATGGCCAGTAGGGATGTTTTTGACCCATAGCATGGCCAGTAGAGATGCGTTTGACCAATAGCATGGCCAGTAGGGATGTTGTTGACCAATAGCGAGGCCCATTAGAGTGTTCTGTACCTCTTTATTCCTTTGACCAGTAGCGAGGCCCATGGTTGGTGCATGCTGAGGCACCAGCCCCCGTCTGCCATCTCCTGCAGCTCTCTGTCCTGCAGCCGGAGTCTGGAGCGTTCTGGGCCTACAGCGCCGTCCCCCTCTGTACCAACAACCCCTTTATCCTGAGATCTCCGAGGGCCACTACCCACGTCCACCCACTGGGGATGCATGGAAAGAAAGATATGAGTAGAGATTCACAGAATTATGTTGACAAAATGTTAGCAATTGTAGAGGGATTTACCAGGGTAAATAGACACGCCACAACATCATGAgaaaatactgtgtgtgtgtgtgtgtcctacctttGGTGCAGCCTGTACGATGTTGGGGTtgaccagctctctcaggtgctgCCGTCCCGCGGGTCCCTCAGGGCGTTGAGGAGCTTTCCCCTTGGTGCCTGTGTTGAGGGCCTTGACAGTCTCGTCAAACCTAAAAACACCAAGTAGTGTGGTCATTCCGATGCTTTTTAGATGCCTTGTTTCAAACTACACACACGTGAACCCCTCTAGCTATAACAGTGTGGATACATTACCAGGAGAAATGGAGGTCATCACTGTGTTGTGAATGTCTGAAGGGTGTATTAAAAACCTACTCTTGTTTATGTAACCCAAGCACTCACAGAACTAAGCCTGGGACTAAGTCTGTTTCTGCTCTACCTAACATGTTGTCCTATCAGCAAGTCCATGGTGCTCCGGTCTGCAGTAGTAAACTATATGAGGAGTAGGGTGTGAattagtggaggctgctgaggggaggacggctcccAATAAAGGCTGGAACCAAGCGAATGGCATTAAAACACAGAAAccgtgtgtttgataccattccacctattgttctccagtcattaccacaagcctgtcctccccaattaaggtgccaccaacctcctgtggtgtgaaTTGAGATGTTCTCAAGTCATTCACTCACTTGTTGTAGTAATGACTGTTATTCTCTCCCTCGTCAAGCACCTGTCTGCCTGCGAAGTCCagcgtgatcttcctgtccttcctggagGCGTGGCGAAGCTCCCGtagctcctcctccttcttcctcaGGTGCTCGCGCTCGCTAGGCGACAGCCACTGGTTGGAGTCAGTGGCAAAGTAGTCTGACTCGTCATCCAGGACCTGCGTTCGTCGCGTACTGTCGATGTAAACAGGAGGAGGGGATATGAAGGTAATCTCACTCCTGTCATCGGCATATAAAGGACATAGCCTCCAAATATAAAGGACATAGCCTCCAAATATAAAGAACATAGCCTCCAAATATAAAGGACATAGCCTCCAAATATAAAGGACATAGCCTCCAAATATAAAGGACATAGCCTCCAAATATAAAGGACATAGCCTAGCCTCCAAATATAAAGGACATAGCCTCCAAATATAAAGGACATAGCCTCCAAATATAAAGGACATAGCCTCCAAATATAAAGGACATAGCCTCCAAATATAAAGGACATAGCCTCCAAATATAAAGGACATAGCCTCCAAATATAAAGGACATAGCCTCCAAATATAAAGGACATAGCCTCCAAATATAAAGGACATAGCCTCCAAATGCATCAGGAAGAAAGTATAAAGAATTTGACTTTAAACAGCGAGAGTGAAATCACATCAATGCTACATGCACACTACATCCCAACCTGTTCTTATCGTATTCCAGCAGTTTGTCTTTATGTTGAAGGGCCTTTTCTAACCCTGCCTTCATCTTTGCCTCTTGGTGTGGAAGATAGCCGCTCTCCGATGCCCCCtctgagagacacagacaggcacacagacattacatAGAATTCAACAACTCTCTACTATGCTatgtagatacagttgaagtcagaagtttacatacacttaggttggagtcaataaaactcgtttttcaaccacacatagttttggcaagtcggttaggacatctatgtGCATGACtgtattttttcaacaattgtttacagacagattatttcacttaaaattcactgtatcacaattccagtgggtcagaagcttacatacactaagttgactgtgcctttaaacagcttggaaacttccagaaaatgatgtcatggctttagaagcttctgataggctatttgacatcatttgagtcaattggaggtgtacctgtagatgtatttcaaggcctaccttcaaactcagtgtctctttgcttgacatcatgaccatggtgcttgcctacggagctgtgaagggaacggcacctccataccttcaggctctgatcaggccctacacccaaacaagggcactgcgttcatccacctctggcctgctcgcctccctacctctgaggaagcacagttcccgctcagcccagtcaaaactgttcgctgctctggcaccccaatggtggaacaagctccctcacgacgccaggacagcggagtcaatcaccaccttccggagacacctgaaaccccacctctttaaggaatacctaggataggataaagtaatccttctaacccccccccccttaaaagatttagatgcactattgtaaagtggctgttccactggatatcataaggtgaatccaccaatttgtaagtcgctctggataagagcgtctgctaaatgacttaaatgttaaatgtaaaatcaaaagaaatcagccaagacctcagaaaaataattgtagacctccacaagtctggttaaaacttgggagcaatttccaaacgcctgaaggtaccatgttcatctgtgcaaacaatagtatgcaagtataaacaccatgggaccacgcagccgtcataccgctcaggaaggagacgtattccgtctccaagagatgaacgtactttggtgcaaaaagtgcaaatcaatcccagaagaaaAGCAAaaggccttgtgaagatgctggaggaaacaggtacaaaagtatctatatccacagtaaaacgagtcctatattgacataacctgaaaggccgctcagcaaggaagaagccactgctccaaaaccgccataaaaaagccagactacggtttgcaactgcacatggggacaaagatcgtactttttagagaaatgtcctctggtctgatgaaatcaaaatagaactgcttggtcataatgaccatcgttatgtttggaggaaaaagggggaggcttgcaagccgaagaacaccatcccaaccgtgaagcacgggggtggcagcatcatgttgtgggggtgctttgctgcaggagggacaggtgtacctcacaaaatagatggcatcatcaagctgaaataaatcattctctctattattattctgacatttcacattcttaaaataaagtggtgatcctaactgacctaagacaaggaatttttactaggattaaatgtcaggaattgtgaaaaactgagtttaaatgtatttggctaaggtgaatgtaaacttccgacttcaacaacTCTAATATGCTATGTAGATAGATACTACTGGTGGCTTGTCTCACCCATAAGTTTCTTGCGCAGTTTCTGACTTTTGTTGGAGTCTCGTTGCAGAATCTCTTGCTCCTCTTTGGTGCATACCTGGTTAATTCGTAGAAGAACATGCAAAACCAGGGGAAGAGGCCAAATTTAATTTGTATTAGTAACATGCATTCTAATAACTTACTGAGGAAACATAAAACAAGCATAAAGTTAGAGGTCAGGTGATCTAAAACGGGTCGTTTTCTCACCAGGCTGCCGCAGAAGATGCAGGGCCCTGATCCCTCCTGCTCACACACAATGCGTCCACAGCTCATGCAGTTGTTGATGAGGTTGTGCTTCTGGGCCAGACATTCGCAGGAATGGCGCCCGGGCAGCAGGATAGCCAGCTTGTCCTGGCCCTCTTTATTGTAGAGGCTCACAAAcgtgttcttcttcttcttctgtgacgATGTGCTGCCGCTCTCCTGGGCCTTCATTAGGTCAATGGGAGTTTTCACCACCTCAGGCTCAGGCTCTGCTTGGCTAACAGCCATCACCTCTTGCTTGTTCCTACCCTTGCGCTTGGATTTCTTCTGGGTGTCCTTGGATATGTCTTGAGCATCTAGAGAAGCATATACTGGTTAGCTTTCCCTCTCATGCATGTACTTGTTACTGTGTTTGGACAGTCACTTAACAAGGACAGGATGGACATTACAAGTCTTCAGACTCACACCCATTGTACTGTTGGCATTGTGCATTAGGAACCATATAGCCTGACAagaaaacaattaataaaatatatataactttAAAAATAAACATATCAAACAATAAGACAACAGCTCAGTGCCAATGTGGCAACAGCTCAGTGCCAATGTGGCAACAGCTCAGTGCCAATGTGGCAACAGGTCAGTGCCAATGTGGCAGTGGAAGAAGGCATCCTACCTGTTCCTGACAGAGAGTTCATGGGGAACAGGCCAGTGCTGTCAGGAGTCAGTGTCTGAGACCGCTGCCATCTGTCCAGGAGTTCATCTATAAACTGCTTCTTCCTTCCATCAGTGCCCTGAAGGAGGTCCCCAACATACTCCGCTATCTCGTCCGCATTGTCGATGGACAGAATATACCTGTTGTGAGTGAGAAGAATGTCAATGATACGCTTTTATAGCTAGCCTAGCTAGTGGAGCTCGTTGTTGAAAGGTTGCCCTATGACAGCTAGGCCTACTTTGGTAAACCTTGATTTACGTCCATCtcatagtcagtcagtcatgctTTGGCTTAGTAACTTATACCATGATTTTGACGACGTGACATTAAGATATGGCCACCtgaaaaagctagctagctagcaggcaAGTGCAAATGGCTACATATCGTGCTAGCTGAATGAACTGGAAAGATTGACAAGTTCACAGACCTAATAGTAATAATGATGTCGTTGACAATTGTGTTAACTTTAACAAGAGAGGAGCAACTGTCAAAAAACAGACAGCTAGCAATGGC
This genomic stretch from Salmo salar chromosome ssa26, Ssal_v3.1, whole genome shotgun sequence harbors:
- the LOC123730756 gene encoding activating signal cointegrator 1, whose translation is MSDTLLRWCVDQLHHNFGLEASEDIVQYILSIDNADEIAEYVGDLLQGTDGRKKQFIDELLDRWQRSQTLTPDSTGLFPMNSLSGTDAQDISKDTQKKSKRKGRNKQEVMAVSQAEPEPEVVKTPIDLMKAQESGSTSSQKKKKNTFVSLYNKEGQDKLAILLPGRHSCECLAQKHNLINNCMSCGRIVCEQEGSGPCIFCGSLVCTKEEQEILQRDSNKSQKLRKKLMEGASESGYLPHQEAKMKAGLEKALQHKDKLLEYDKNSTRRTQVLDDESDYFATDSNQWLSPSEREHLRKKEEELRELRHASRKDRKITLDFAGRQVLDEGENNSHYYNKFDETVKALNTGTKGKAPQRPEGPAGRQHLRELVNPNIVQAAPKWVDVGSGPRRSQDKGVVGTEGDGAVGPERSRLRLQDRELQEMADGGWCLSMHQPWASLLVKGIKRVEGRSWYTSHRGILWIAAAAKRPTPEEVTQVENMFLQIYKRDPKFPKDYPTSCLLGCVNMTDCLSQEQYKEQFPQTCEESGSPFVFVCTNPQELLVKFPMKAKHKIFKLESQYHRGAKMGLVSVGGRVTLARESESKERVWTSWRRGRV